A portion of the Bacteroides faecium genome contains these proteins:
- a CDS encoding AMP-binding protein, with protein MQLFDRTLGQWLEHWAEETPDKEYIVYSDRNLRFTWSQLNRRVDDMAKGLIAIGVERGTHVGIWAANVPDWLTLLYACAKIGAVYVTVNTNYKQSELEYLCQNSDMHTLCIVNGEKDSDFVQMTYTMLPELKTCERGHLKSERFPYMKNVVYVGQEKHRGMYNTAEILLLGGNVEDTRLSELKSKVGCHDVVNMQYTSGTTGFPKGVMLTHYNIANNGFLTGEHMKFTADDKLCCCVPLFHCFGVVLATMNCLTHGCTQVMVERFDPLVVLASIHKERCTALYGVPTMFIAELHHPMFDLFDMSCLRTGIMAGSLCPVELMKQVEEKMYMKVTSVYGLTETAPGMTASRIDDPFDVRCNTVGRDFEFTEVKVLDPETGEECPVGVQGEMCNRGYNTMKGYYKNPEATAEVLDANNFLHSGDLGIKDEDGNYRITGRIKDMIIRGGENIYPREIEEFLYKLDGVKDVQVAGIPSKKYGEAVGAFIILQEGVTMQAEDVRDFCRNKISRYKIPKYVFFVNEFPMTGSGKIQKFRLKDLGLQLCKEQGIEII; from the coding sequence ATGCAATTATTTGACCGTACTTTGGGACAGTGGCTCGAACACTGGGCTGAAGAGACTCCTGATAAAGAATATATCGTATATTCCGACCGCAATCTCCGTTTTACCTGGAGCCAGTTAAACCGCCGTGTGGATGATATGGCAAAAGGGCTTATCGCCATCGGGGTGGAGCGTGGTACACATGTCGGTATCTGGGCGGCTAACGTGCCCGATTGGCTGACATTGCTGTATGCCTGTGCCAAGATTGGTGCGGTATATGTTACTGTAAATACGAACTATAAGCAATCCGAACTGGAATATCTTTGCCAGAATTCGGATATGCATACCCTCTGCATCGTAAATGGTGAGAAGGACAGCGATTTCGTACAGATGACTTACACCATGCTTCCCGAACTGAAAACCTGCGAACGCGGGCATTTGAAGAGCGAGCGTTTCCCGTACATGAAAAATGTAGTGTATGTGGGGCAGGAAAAACATCGTGGAATGTATAACACGGCTGAAATTCTGCTGTTGGGAGGTAATGTGGAAGATACCCGTTTGAGCGAACTCAAAAGTAAGGTTGGCTGCCATGATGTGGTAAATATGCAATATACATCAGGAACTACCGGTTTTCCGAAAGGAGTGATGCTGACGCATTATAATATAGCCAACAACGGTTTCCTGACCGGTGAACATATGAAGTTCACGGCAGATGACAAACTCTGCTGCTGCGTCCCGTTGTTCCATTGCTTCGGAGTCGTGCTGGCTACCATGAACTGCCTCACTCATGGCTGTACGCAAGTAATGGTAGAGCGTTTTGACCCGTTGGTTGTATTGGCTTCTATTCATAAAGAACGTTGTACGGCTCTTTACGGAGTGCCGACTATGTTTATTGCCGAGTTGCATCATCCGATGTTCGACCTCTTTGACATGTCTTGTCTTCGTACGGGTATTATGGCAGGTTCTCTCTGCCCTGTCGAATTGATGAAGCAGGTAGAAGAGAAGATGTATATGAAGGTGACCAGCGTCTACGGATTGACGGAAACCGCTCCCGGTATGACGGCTTCCCGCATTGACGACCCGTTCGATGTACGTTGCAATACGGTAGGCCGTGATTTTGAATTTACAGAAGTGAAGGTGCTTGATCCGGAAACAGGCGAAGAGTGTCCGGTCGGTGTACAAGGTGAGATGTGCAATCGTGGCTATAACACCATGAAAGGATATTATAAGAATCCCGAAGCAACCGCCGAAGTGCTTGATGCCAACAACTTCCTACATTCCGGTGACTTGGGTATAAAAGACGAAGATGGAAACTATCGGATTACCGGGCGAATCAAAGATATGATTATTCGTGGCGGAGAGAATATTTATCCGCGTGAAATCGAAGAGTTCCTTTATAAACTTGATGGAGTGAAAGATGTTCAGGTAGCGGGTATTCCTTCAAAGAAATACGGTGAGGCTGTCGGGGCGTTTATCATCTTGCAGGAAGGTGTGACGATGCAGGCGGAGGATGTGCGCGACTTCTGTAGAAATAAAATATCCCGCTATAAAATACCAAAATACGTTTTCTTTGTGAACGAATTCCCGATGACGGGCAGTGGAAAGATTCAGAAGTTCAGGCTGAAAGATCTGGGTCTGCAACTTTGCAAAGAGCAGGGGATAGAGATTATCTAA
- a CDS encoding helix-turn-helix domain-containing protein yields the protein MDTSKIVGEKIKALREDKSITIEELAQRSGLAIEQIDRIENNIDIPSLAPLIKIARVLGVRLGTFLDDQDEVGPVVCRKKEAKDAISFSNNAIHSRKHMEYHSLSKSKADRHMEPFIIDVMPTEDTDFVLSSHEGEEFIMVMEGIMEISYGKNTYLLEEGDSIYYDSIVPHHVHAYEGQAAKILAVVYTPI from the coding sequence ATGGATACCAGTAAAATTGTCGGCGAAAAAATTAAAGCTCTCCGCGAAGATAAATCAATTACCATAGAAGAGTTGGCACAACGCTCCGGTTTGGCCATCGAACAGATTGATCGTATTGAAAACAATATAGATATCCCTTCTCTTGCGCCGCTCATTAAGATTGCCCGCGTGCTAGGGGTACGTTTGGGCACGTTCCTTGACGACCAGGATGAAGTAGGCCCGGTGGTATGTCGTAAGAAGGAAGCCAAGGATGCAATCAGTTTTTCCAATAATGCGATTCATTCCCGCAAACATATGGAGTACCATTCCCTGTCCAAGTCGAAGGCAGACCGTCACATGGAACCGTTTATTATCGACGTGATGCCGACGGAAGATACCGACTTCGTGCTTTCTTCACATGAAGGCGAAGAATTTATTATGGTCATGGAAGGCATCATGGAAATCAGTTATGGCAAGAATACCTATCTGCTCGAAGAAGGCGACAGCATCTATTATGATTCTATTGTTCCCCATCACGTACATGCTTATGAGGGACAAGCTGCCAAAATCCTCGCGGTAGTTTATACGCCGATTTAA
- the rpsO gene encoding 30S ribosomal protein S15, whose product MYLDAAKKQEIFGKHGKSNTDTGSTEAQIALFSYRISHLTEHMKLNRKDYSTERALTMLVAKRRRLLDYLKAKDITRYRAIVKELGLRK is encoded by the coding sequence ATGTATTTAGACGCTGCTAAAAAGCAAGAAATCTTCGGAAAGCACGGGAAGTCTAACACTGATACTGGCTCAACTGAGGCACAGATAGCTTTGTTTTCCTACCGTATTTCTCACCTGACTGAGCATATGAAGCTCAACAGAAAAGATTATAGTACAGAGAGAGCTTTAACAATGTTGGTTGCTAAACGTCGTCGTTTGCTCGACTATCTGAAAGCAAAAGATATCACAAGATATCGTGCTATCGTTAAAGAACTCGGTTTGCGTAAGTAA
- the typA gene encoding translational GTPase TypA has translation MQNIRNIAIIAHVDHGKTTLVDKMLLSGNLFRDNQTSGELILDNNDLERERGITILSKNVSINYNGTKINIIDTPGHSDFGGEVERVLNMADGCILLVDAFEGPMPQTRFVLQKALEIGLKPIVVINKVDKPNCRPEEVHEMVFDLMFSLDATEEQLDFPTIYGSAKNGWMSTDWQQPTDTITPLLDCIIENIPAPVQLEGTPQMLITSLDYSSYTGRIAVGRIHRGTLKEGMNVSLAKRDGSFTKSKIKEVHVFEGLGRAKTTEVSSGDICALVGIEGFEIGDTVCDFENPEALPPISIDEPTMSMLFTINDSPFYGKDGKFVTSRHIHDRLMKELDKNLALRVRKSEDDGKWIVSGRGVLHLSVLVETMRREGYELQVGQPQVIFKEIDGVKCEPIEELTINVPEEYSSRIIDMVTRRKGEMTMMESNGERVNLEFDMPSRGIIGLRTNVLTASAGEAIMAHRFKEYQPFKGDIERRTNGSIIAMEAGTAFAYAIDKLQDRGKFFIFPQEEVYAGQVVGEHSHDKDLVVNVTKSKKLTNTRASGTDDKARLIPPVQFSLEEALEYIKEDEYVEVTPKAMRMRKVILDETERKRANKN, from the coding sequence ATGCAAAATATTAGAAACATTGCAATCATTGCCCATGTCGACCATGGGAAAACAACGCTGGTTGACAAGATGCTATTGTCCGGAAATCTATTCCGCGACAATCAAACAAGTGGTGAATTAATTCTGGATAACAACGACTTGGAACGTGAGCGTGGAATTACTATTCTTTCGAAAAACGTTTCCATCAATTACAACGGAACTAAGATTAACATTATTGATACTCCGGGACACAGCGACTTCGGCGGTGAAGTGGAGCGCGTATTAAATATGGCCGATGGCTGTATTTTGCTGGTTGACGCCTTCGAAGGCCCTATGCCACAAACACGTTTCGTATTGCAGAAAGCATTGGAAATCGGACTGAAACCAATTGTCGTTATTAATAAGGTGGACAAACCGAACTGTCGTCCGGAAGAGGTGCACGAAATGGTATTCGACCTTATGTTCAGTCTTGACGCCACAGAAGAGCAACTCGACTTTCCTACCATCTACGGCTCGGCAAAGAACGGGTGGATGAGTACCGATTGGCAGCAACCTACTGATACCATCACTCCACTATTAGATTGTATCATCGAAAACATTCCGGCTCCCGTGCAACTGGAAGGTACTCCGCAGATGCTGATTACCTCGCTGGATTATTCATCATATACAGGTCGTATCGCCGTAGGTCGCATACACCGCGGCACTTTGAAAGAAGGTATGAACGTATCGCTGGCTAAAAGAGACGGCAGTTTCACGAAATCCAAGATTAAGGAAGTGCACGTATTCGAAGGTTTGGGCCGTGCGAAGACAACAGAAGTTTCTTCAGGTGATATTTGCGCACTGGTAGGTATCGAAGGATTCGAAATCGGTGATACAGTTTGCGATTTCGAAAATCCGGAAGCATTGCCGCCTATCTCGATTGACGAGCCGACAATGAGCATGCTGTTTACTATCAATGATTCTCCATTCTACGGCAAAGACGGCAAGTTTGTAACTTCACGCCATATCCATGACCGCCTGATGAAAGAATTGGATAAGAACCTCGCCCTTCGTGTCCGTAAGAGCGAAGACGATGGTAAGTGGATCGTATCCGGTCGCGGCGTACTTCACTTGTCCGTACTTGTAGAGACTATGCGTCGCGAAGGCTACGAGTTACAGGTAGGTCAGCCACAGGTTATCTTCAAAGAGATTGACGGTGTAAAATGTGAACCAATCGAAGAACTGACTATCAACGTTCCCGAAGAATACTCAAGCAGGATTATCGATATGGTAACTCGTCGTAAGGGTGAAATGACAATGATGGAAAGCAACGGCGAACGTGTAAATCTCGAATTCGACATGCCGTCACGCGGTATCATCGGCTTGCGTACCAACGTATTGACAGCTTCTGCCGGTGAAGCTATCATGGCGCACCGCTTCAAAGAATACCAACCGTTCAAGGGAGATATCGAACGCCGGACCAACGGTTCTATTATCGCGATGGAAGCCGGAACGGCATTTGCTTATGCTATCGACAAACTGCAGGATCGCGGTAAATTCTTTATCTTCCCGCAAGAAGAAGTGTACGCCGGACAGGTAGTAGGCGAGCACTCACACGATAAGGATCTCGTTGTGAACGTTACCAAATCAAAGAAGCTGACCAACACCCGTGCTTCCGGTACGGATGATAAAGCCCGCCTGATTCCTCCCGTTCAATTCTCATTGGAAGAAGCATTGGAATACATCAAGGAAGATGAATACGTGGAAGTTACTCCGAAGGCAATGCGTATGCGCAAAGTGATTCTGGACGAAACCGAACGTAAGCGTGCGAACAAGAACTAA
- a CDS encoding beta-N-acetylhexosaminidase, with the protein MRTFICICLLLLTVHLPAQDITSALLPMPNQITLSKEKPFVIRPGKTAVYWNRPELELMACSLQDVLRDRMQIEIPVSESERADIRLLIDSAMEGKEHYVLEINAKGITVKGTTAAAVYYGVMTLDQLLLGDVCATSQKKLSSVYIDDAPRFAHRALMLDPARHFLPVDDIKFYIDQMARYKYNILQLHLTDDQGWRVEIQKHPKLVGKDYYTQEQLADLIKYAARRHIEIIPELDIPGHTVAILAAYPELGCTHTDTLPKNVGETVDLMLCANNEKVYTIYQDIIKEIAALFPSRYIHLGGDEAVIEKNWTKCERCQAMMKELGYQKASQLMIPFFDRMLSFVQDNGKTPILWCELDNIYPPANDYLFPYPKNVTLVSWRGGLTPTCLELTRKHGNPLIMAPGEYAYLDYPQFKGDLPEFNNWGMPVTTLQKSYQFDPGYGVPAQEQAHIQGVMGTLWGEAIRDINRATYMTYPRGLALAEAAWTQMEHRGWESFKRRLYPNLMDLMKKGVSLRVPFEIVDRK; encoded by the coding sequence ATGAGAACCTTTATTTGTATTTGCCTGCTTTTGTTGACTGTGCATCTGCCTGCCCAGGATATAACTTCTGCATTGCTGCCTATGCCCAATCAGATCACTTTAAGTAAAGAAAAGCCTTTTGTCATTCGTCCCGGTAAGACGGCGGTTTATTGGAATCGTCCGGAGTTGGAACTCATGGCATGTAGTCTGCAAGATGTTTTGCGGGACAGGATGCAGATAGAAATCCCTGTTTCAGAATCAGAGCGTGCAGATATTCGTTTGCTGATTGACTCTGCTATGGAAGGAAAAGAACATTATGTCCTTGAAATAAACGCTAAAGGCATAACTGTTAAAGGAACGACTGCTGCTGCTGTTTACTATGGTGTAATGACTCTCGATCAGCTTCTGTTGGGGGATGTTTGTGCTACTTCCCAAAAGAAACTCTCTTCTGTTTATATAGATGATGCGCCGAGATTTGCGCACCGTGCACTGATGCTCGACCCTGCCCGTCATTTTCTTCCGGTGGATGATATTAAATTCTATATCGACCAAATGGCGCGGTACAAGTATAATATTCTCCAATTACATTTGACGGACGATCAGGGATGGCGGGTAGAAATCCAAAAGCACCCCAAACTGGTGGGTAAAGATTACTATACACAGGAACAGCTTGCGGACTTAATCAAATATGCGGCACGGCGTCATATTGAAATTATCCCCGAACTGGATATTCCCGGACACACCGTAGCTATATTGGCCGCCTATCCCGAATTAGGCTGTACGCACACAGATACCTTGCCCAAGAATGTAGGTGAAACAGTGGATCTGATGTTGTGTGCAAACAATGAAAAGGTATATACCATTTACCAGGATATTATAAAAGAAATTGCTGCTTTGTTCCCATCCCGTTATATTCATCTGGGCGGAGATGAGGCTGTCATAGAAAAGAACTGGACTAAATGCGAACGCTGCCAGGCCATGATGAAAGAACTGGGTTATCAAAAAGCGTCTCAATTGATGATCCCTTTCTTTGACCGTATGCTCTCATTTGTGCAGGATAATGGCAAGACTCCTATACTTTGGTGTGAATTGGATAATATCTATCCGCCGGCCAATGATTATTTGTTTCCCTACCCGAAGAATGTAACGTTAGTCAGTTGGCGGGGCGGTCTGACTCCTACTTGCTTGGAGCTTACCCGGAAACATGGTAATCCATTGATTATGGCGCCGGGAGAGTATGCCTACCTCGATTATCCCCAATTCAAAGGTGACCTGCCTGAATTTAATAACTGGGGAATGCCTGTCACCACCTTGCAAAAATCTTATCAGTTTGATCCGGGATATGGAGTGCCCGCGCAGGAACAAGCGCATATTCAAGGTGTTATGGGAACTCTGTGGGGAGAAGCTATCCGGGACATAAACCGGGCGACCTATATGACTTATCCTCGTGGACTGGCATTGGCGGAAGCCGCGTGGACGCAAATGGAGCATCGCGGTTGGGAATCATTTAAAAGACGTCTTTATCCTAATCTTATGGATCTGATGAAAAAAGGAGTATCACTACGTGTGCCTTTTGAGATTGTGGATCGGAAGTAA
- a CDS encoding chromate transporter has protein sequence MIYLQLLWVYLKIGTFGFGGGYAMLSLIQHEIVDLHHWLTPQQFTDVVAISQMTPGPIGINSATYVGYAVTQSVWGAVVATVAVCLPSFILVLLISYFFAKCKDNKYIKAAMSGLLPMSVALIASAALLMMNRENFIDYKSISIFAVAFLVTWKWHLHPILLICLAGLAGLVLY, from the coding sequence ATGATATATTTGCAGTTGCTTTGGGTGTATCTTAAAATAGGTACGTTTGGTTTTGGTGGTGGATATGCGATGCTTTCCCTTATTCAGCACGAGATAGTAGACCTGCATCATTGGCTGACTCCCCAACAGTTTACGGATGTAGTGGCCATTTCGCAGATGACTCCGGGGCCGATTGGTATAAATAGTGCTACCTATGTTGGCTATGCGGTGACGCAAAGTGTTTGGGGAGCAGTGGTGGCTACCGTGGCGGTTTGTTTGCCGTCTTTTATCCTGGTACTGCTTATTTCCTACTTCTTTGCCAAATGTAAGGACAATAAATATATCAAGGCTGCCATGTCCGGTCTGCTTCCCATGTCGGTTGCGCTGATTGCTTCGGCGGCGTTGCTTATGATGAATAGGGAGAATTTTATCGACTATAAAAGTATAAGCATTTTTGCGGTCGCTTTCTTAGTGACGTGGAAGTGGCATCTTCATCCCATCCTGCTGATTTGCCTGGCAGGTCTAGCCGGGCTCGTCTTGTATTAA
- a CDS encoding chromate transporter — MVLEYLKLFVTFAKIGMFTIGGGYAMIPLIEREIVAKQWMSKEEFMEMFALTQSLPGVFAVNISIFVGYKLYKVGGSLVCALATILPSFVIMMLIAMFFARFQDNEIMIRIFNGIRPAVVALILFPCISAARALKLKYFQLIAPAIATVLIWQFGLSPVYIVLAGIIGGLVYTLWLKEKIVSKQV, encoded by the coding sequence ATGGTATTGGAGTATTTAAAACTGTTTGTGACATTTGCTAAAATAGGAATGTTCACGATTGGTGGCGGTTATGCCATGATTCCGTTGATTGAGCGGGAGATTGTGGCGAAACAATGGATGAGTAAAGAGGAATTTATGGAGATGTTTGCTCTGACGCAGTCACTTCCGGGTGTGTTTGCGGTAAATATCTCTATTTTTGTGGGATATAAACTATATAAGGTAGGTGGAAGCCTGGTGTGTGCATTGGCTACTATTCTTCCTTCCTTTGTTATAATGATGCTGATAGCCATGTTCTTTGCCCGGTTTCAGGACAATGAAATAATGATTCGTATCTTTAATGGAATACGTCCTGCGGTGGTGGCGCTCATTCTGTTTCCTTGTATTTCGGCTGCAAGGGCTTTGAAGTTGAAATATTTTCAGTTGATTGCTCCTGCCATAGCTACTGTTCTGATTTGGCAGTTCGGCTTGTCGCCAGTTTATATCGTATTGGCAGGGATTATTGGAGGATTAGTATATACATTGTGGTTGAAAGAAAAAATTGTAAGTAAACAGGTATGA
- a CDS encoding glycoside hydrolase family 95 protein → MKLLYSLFVCILCAMPVVHAEDTDYIQGLSIWFDTPNTLQGHAVWYGGRPDMWKGESKPETAGDTARNPDAAWESQSLPIGNGSLGANIMGSVEAERITFNEKTLWRGGPNTSKGADYYWNVNKQSAHVLDEIRRAFTEGDQKKAEMLTRQNFNSEVSYEADGEKPFRFGSFTTMGEFYVETGLNIIGMSDYKRILSLDSAMAVVQFKKDKVAYQRNYFISYPANVMVVRFSADRPGKQNLIFSYAPNPVSTGNMAADGSNGLVYSASLDNNGMKYVVRIQADAKGGTLTNVDGKLTVKGADEVVFYITADTDYKPNFDPDFKDPKAYIGVNPEETTKQWVDNAVSFGYAALFNQHYEDYAALFNRVKLNLNPAAKPVNLSTPQRLKNYRKGQPDYHLEELYYQFGRYLLISSSRPGNMPANLQGIWHNNVDGPWRVDYHNNINVQMNYWPACSTNLNECVLPLVDFIRTLVKPGEKTAQSYFGARGWTASISGNIFGFTTPLESPDMSWNFNPMAGPWLATHIWEYYDYTRDLKFLKETGYDLIKSSADFAVDYLWHKPDGTYTAAPSTSPEHGPIDQGATFVHAVVREILLDAIEASKVLGVDKKERKQWEHVLANLAPYKIGRYGQLMEWSVDIDDPKDEHRHVNHLFGLHPGHTVSPVTTPELAKAAKVVLVHRGDGATGWSMGWKLNQWARLQDGNHAYTLFGNLLKNGTMDNLWDTHPPFQIDGNFGGTAGVTEMLLQSHMGFIQLLPALPDAWKDGSVDGICAKGNFVVDMVWENNQLKEATVHSGAGGICVIKYADKTLSFKTVKGRDYQIKYDVAKGLIKN, encoded by the coding sequence ATGAAACTACTTTATTCACTTTTTGTCTGTATTTTATGTGCTATGCCTGTTGTTCACGCAGAAGATACGGATTATATTCAAGGACTCTCTATTTGGTTCGATACTCCTAATACCTTGCAAGGACACGCTGTATGGTATGGTGGGAGGCCCGACATGTGGAAAGGGGAGAGTAAACCGGAAACAGCCGGTGATACAGCCCGTAACCCTGATGCTGCCTGGGAGTCTCAATCATTGCCAATCGGTAATGGTAGCTTGGGTGCCAATATAATGGGTTCGGTGGAAGCGGAACGTATTACCTTTAATGAGAAGACGCTTTGGCGTGGTGGGCCGAATACATCAAAGGGGGCGGATTATTATTGGAATGTCAATAAGCAATCGGCTCATGTTTTAGATGAAATACGGAGAGCATTTACGGAAGGCGATCAGAAAAAGGCTGAAATGTTGACGCGGCAGAATTTTAATAGTGAAGTTTCATATGAAGCTGACGGGGAAAAACCTTTCCGTTTCGGCAGCTTTACTACGATGGGAGAATTCTATGTAGAAACGGGATTGAATATCATCGGGATGAGTGATTATAAACGTATCTTGTCTTTGGATTCTGCTATGGCGGTTGTACAATTCAAGAAAGATAAAGTCGCTTATCAGCGTAATTATTTTATTTCTTACCCGGCAAACGTGATGGTAGTACGTTTTAGTGCAGACCGGCCGGGAAAACAAAATCTGATTTTTAGTTATGCTCCGAACCCTGTGTCTACAGGAAATATGGCTGCTGATGGCAGTAATGGGTTGGTTTATTCCGCGTCTTTGGATAATAATGGAATGAAGTATGTGGTACGTATTCAGGCTGACGCCAAAGGTGGAACATTGACAAATGTGGATGGGAAACTGACGGTGAAGGGCGCGGATGAGGTTGTGTTCTACATTACAGCGGATACGGACTATAAGCCTAACTTTGATCCGGATTTTAAAGATCCGAAAGCGTATATCGGCGTCAACCCGGAAGAGACGACGAAGCAATGGGTTGATAATGCTGTTTCCTTTGGATACGCTGCTTTATTCAACCAACATTATGAGGATTATGCCGCTTTGTTCAACCGGGTGAAGTTGAATCTGAATCCTGCGGCGAAGCCGGTTAATCTGTCTACTCCCCAGCGTTTGAAGAATTACCGGAAAGGACAGCCGGATTATCATTTGGAAGAATTATATTATCAGTTCGGGCGTTATCTGCTGATTTCCAGTTCACGGCCGGGGAATATGCCTGCCAACCTGCAAGGAATCTGGCATAATAATGTTGATGGCCCGTGGCGTGTAGATTATCATAATAATATCAATGTCCAGATGAACTACTGGCCTGCCTGTTCTACTAATCTGAATGAATGTGTACTTCCTTTAGTCGATTTTATCAGAACTTTGGTGAAACCGGGTGAAAAGACTGCGCAATCTTATTTTGGTGCAAGAGGGTGGACGGCTTCTATCTCCGGCAATATATTCGGATTTACCACTCCGTTGGAAAGTCCGGATATGTCATGGAACTTCAATCCGATGGCAGGTCCCTGGCTGGCTACTCATATTTGGGAATATTATGACTATACGAGAGATTTGAAATTTCTGAAAGAAACAGGCTATGACTTGATAAAGAGCAGTGCGGATTTTGCTGTTGATTATTTGTGGCATAAACCGGACGGTACATATACGGCAGCGCCTTCCACTTCGCCGGAACATGGGCCTATTGATCAGGGAGCGACATTTGTGCACGCTGTGGTGCGTGAGATTCTGCTGGATGCTATTGAGGCGAGCAAGGTATTGGGTGTAGACAAAAAAGAACGCAAGCAATGGGAGCATGTACTTGCTAATCTTGCTCCTTATAAAATAGGACGTTATGGGCAGTTGATGGAATGGTCGGTGGATATTGATGATCCGAAAGATGAACATCGCCATGTGAATCATCTGTTCGGATTGCATCCAGGGCATACGGTTTCTCCGGTCACTACTCCTGAATTGGCAAAAGCAGCCAAAGTGGTACTGGTACATCGTGGCGACGGAGCTACCGGCTGGAGTATGGGCTGGAAGTTGAACCAATGGGCACGTCTCCAGGATGGCAATCACGCTTATACATTGTTCGGCAATTTACTGAAGAACGGAACGATGGATAATCTTTGGGATACACATCCGCCTTTCCAAATTGATGGAAACTTTGGTGGAACAGCGGGAGTCACCGAAATGTTGCTACAAAGCCATATGGGATTTATCCAGTTATTGCCCGCCCTGCCAGATGCATGGAAAGATGGTTCTGTCGACGGTATCTGTGCAAAAGGTAACTTTGTAGTAGATATGGTATGGGAAAATAATCAATTAAAAGAAGCGACAGTTCATTCCGGTGCAGGCGGAATTTGTGTGATAAAGTATGCGGATAAGACGTTGTCTTTCAAGACAGTGAAAGGACGGGATTATCAGATAAAATATGACGTGGCTAAAGGATTGATAAAAAACTGA
- a CDS encoding DUF4998 domain-containing protein, which produces MKNIIRYITCGLSAFLMTACGDMYEIHEKYLEMGEETYLGAVQDLSAYSGFNRVKLEWYLNADPRISSCVITWEGNENPVVVPVPENRVIKDPMSTIIDLPEGKYIFNMITRSDTGKESLVRTIAGEVYGSTYQTGLSAQGINSISADLNGVTINWVPVEGCTGTTLTYTNDEGKEKVVKVGEGETITVIPDAVLKTSFKLVSTFKPADDAFDDIPTLEKIMVFPAYYVLSEKVWSGIHEQYFDVENTGWTVEASTEELTGELSSNSGPADRIIDGDIKTFWHSQWDGEGANPPLPHELIIDMQNSQDIMSIELYRRNIPSFNSDLKTAVFSISDNKTNWAEVGQLDFPNAPDPNVQTLLLPQAVSGRYFRIMVTASNNKTNASIGEVKFTMGKK; this is translated from the coding sequence ATGAAAAATATAATAAGATATATAACTTGTGGCTTGTCAGCCTTTTTGATGACCGCTTGCGGAGATATGTATGAGATACACGAAAAATACCTTGAAATGGGAGAAGAAACCTATCTCGGGGCCGTTCAGGATTTGAGTGCCTATAGCGGGTTCAATCGTGTCAAGTTGGAGTGGTATCTGAATGCCGACCCACGAATCAGCTCTTGTGTGATTACGTGGGAGGGAAATGAAAATCCTGTGGTAGTTCCTGTTCCGGAGAATCGTGTTATAAAGGATCCTATGTCGACGATTATTGACCTTCCGGAAGGGAAATATATATTTAATATGATAACGAGGAGTGATACCGGTAAAGAGTCTTTGGTAAGAACTATTGCGGGTGAAGTGTACGGTTCCACTTATCAGACTGGTCTGTCTGCTCAGGGAATTAATTCGATTTCGGCAGATTTGAACGGAGTAACGATTAATTGGGTTCCGGTAGAAGGTTGCACCGGAACTACGTTAACATATACAAATGATGAGGGAAAGGAGAAAGTAGTCAAAGTAGGTGAAGGGGAAACTATTACAGTCATACCGGATGCGGTCCTTAAAACGTCATTTAAGTTGGTTTCTACATTTAAGCCGGCAGATGACGCTTTCGATGATATTCCGACGTTGGAGAAAATAATGGTTTTTCCTGCTTATTATGTTCTTTCAGAAAAAGTTTGGAGCGGAATTCATGAACAATATTTCGATGTAGAAAACACGGGATGGACAGTTGAAGCTAGTACAGAAGAGTTGACAGGTGAGCTTAGCTCTAATAGTGGACCTGCGGATCGTATCATTGATGGAGATATAAAGACTTTTTGGCATTCACAATGGGATGGTGAGGGAGCTAATCCGCCATTGCCACACGAACTTATTATTGATATGCAGAATTCACAGGATATCATGTCAATAGAACTGTATAGACGTAACATTCCAAGTTTTAATTCAGACTTGAAAACTGCTGTGTTTAGTATCAGTGATAATAAGACAAATTGGGCAGAAGTGGGACAATTGGATTTTCCGAACGCTCCAGATCCCAACGTTCAGACTCTTTTATTGCCGCAAGCTGTAAGTGGAAGATATTTCCGTATAATGGTTACTGCTAGTAATAATAAGACTAATGCTAGTATAGGCGAGGTGAAGTTTACAATGGGCAAAAAATAA